CAACCTGCTCGCCGAGCTCCAGGATAAGTATAAGCTGACCTACCTTTTCATTTCCCACGACCTCTCCGTCGTCGAGCACATCTCCGACACAGTCGGCGTCATGTACCTCGGCAACCTGGTCGAATACGGCTCCACAGAAGACATCTTCCGCAATCCGCTGCATCCGTACACGAAGGCGCTGTTCTCCGCGATACCGGTGCCGGATCCGACGGTCAAGATGAAGCGCATCGTGCTGGAGGGCTCCATCCCCTCCCCTGCGAATCCGCCTTCCGGCTGCAAGTTCCACACCCGCTGCGAGCACTGCACGCAGCGCTGCAAGGAGGAGGTTCCGCAGCAGCGTGAGATCGAGCCCGGTCATTACGTTGTCTGCCACCTTTACGATCAATGAGCAAGCGCAGAGAATACGCCGATGACGACGGCAGACGCATCGCAGATATGAGCGGCGTCGAGCGTCCGAATCTGCTGACCGTCCGCACTCCGCCGAAGCAGGAGCGCGCGGACGCCGAAGGCGAAGAAACCGCGCCGAAGAAGCCGGTTTGGGAAAACCCCGCCGCTTCGATGCCGAAGGACGACCGCAAGGCGTTCATCTGGGGCGCGTTAAGCGCGGGACTGCTGATAGGTCTCGCGTTCCTCGCCGGCCTCGGCCTCGTGATACTGCTGATAACGCTGCTTAAATAGCATAAAAGAACAACCGCCACAGGCGGTTGTTCTTTTATCTGTTGACCGAAACTGAACTTACGCGAGCTTCGCGGCAATTCGCAGCACGAGCAGCGCGTCGTTGACAGTTATATCACAGTCATCATCCATATCTCCGGCTAAAATCATTTCGGGGGTGGCTTCTTTGAGCCGCGCCGCCACTCTCAAAACCGCCAGCGCGTCGGCGACGGTGACCTCGCCGTCTCTGTCTATATCCCCCGACATACCAGAACCGTATGTATCATCAATGATATAATACGGTATATCATTCTCGACTGCGTACTCGTGTGAATAGGTGTTCTCGTAAACACACATCACTAATTCGGGAGAATACTCAAACGCCTTTTCGGCGATATAGTTTACGCTTTTCGGGAAAAAAACCGTTTTCAGACTCGAACACCGGAAAAAAGTGTTCACTACCACCTGTTCCACGCCCTCGGCGAGAACGACGGTTTCAAGATTAGTACAGCCATCGAAGGCACTGAATAAATATTTGACAGACCCCTTAATAACGACGCTTTTCAGATTTCTACATCCTCCGAAAACCGACGACTCAAAACGCGTAACACTTTCAGGGACAACTATGCTTTCAAGCCCGACGCGCCCACCGAACGCATTGCTGTATATTCTGATAACGCTGCCGTCGTCAGGAATAACACTATTCCCTGTCCCTGCAACCAGCGTTCCAGTTGCAGTCTCTATTAAACAATTCCCGCTGCTGTGATAGACCTCGTTCCCCTCGGCAACGGTAATGGTCTCCAAACTTTCACAACCGACAAATGCCCCATCCTCATTCGTTACGCTTGCCGGAATGTATATGCTCTTCAGACTCGTGCAAAAAAGGAAGGTTTCATGAAGAGGCGCCTCTATTCCGTCCGGTATATTCGCACTTTCAAGCTTATAGCAATAAGCAAAAGCTCCCGGCCCGATCGCAGTTACAGTATCAGGCACCTTGATATCTTTTAACGCACAATTATAGAATGCACCCATGCCGATAGTCTTCAAACCATCAGGCAGTGAAACCTCTTCCAGATCTATACACTTCATAAAAGCATGCTTCTCTATTGTTTCAACTCCCGCGGGAACAGTGATACTCGTTATGCCGCTGATCTCATAAAACGCGCAATCAGCTATCGAAACAACGCTCCCGTTATCGGGAATAACTGTATTTTTCGATCCGGCAATCAATCTGTGAGCATTAAGATCGACGAGACAGTTCCCCTCTGAACTGAAAGAGGTATTACCTTCGGCGACAGTAATGCTTTCCAATCCGGCGCAGCTGATAAGCACCCTGTCGCCGATACTCGTAACGCTCTGAGGAAAAGATATACTTTTGAGCTTATAACAGTTGATGAACGCACCCTCTCCTATACGTTCCACACCTTCGGGTATTACAATACTTTCCAAACGCCAGCTATATGCGAAAGCAAAATTACCTATGCTTTTAACGCCGCTTCCGATAACGACCTCTTTATACTCCTCACGCACCCACGGAGCAAGATAATAATGCTCTTCAAAATCACTCATTTCTCCTTCACCACTTATGGTAAGGACGCCGTTTTCCACACTCCACGTCAAATTCTC
The genomic region above belongs to Clostridia bacterium and contains:
- a CDS encoding leucine-rich repeat protein, with translation MKTITRLLSLFIAAAILLGISVFSAVAADGDDVIGSITICDTCGENLTWSVENGVLTISGEGEMSDFEEHYYLAPWVREEYKEVVIGSGVKSIGNFAFAYSWRLESIVIPEGVERIGEGAFINCYKLKSISFPQSVTSIGDRVLISCAGLESITVAEGNTSFSSEGNCLVDLNAHRLIAGSKNTVIPDNGSVVSIADCAFYEISGITSITVPAGVETIEKHAFMKCIDLEEVSLPDGLKTIGMGAFYNCALKDIKVPDTVTAIGPGAFAYCYKLESANIPDGIEAPLHETFLFCTSLKSIYIPASVTNEDGAFVGCESLETITVAEGNEVYHSSGNCLIETATGTLVAGTGNSVIPDDGSVIRIYSNAFGGRVGLESIVVPESVTRFESSVFGGCRNLKSVVIKGSVKYLFSAFDGCTNLETVVLAEGVEQVVVNTFFRCSSLKTVFFPKSVNYIAEKAFEYSPELVMCVYENTYSHEYAVENDIPYYIIDDTYGSGMSGDIDRDGEVTVADALAVLRVAARLKEATPEMILAGDMDDDCDITVNDALLVLRIAAKLA